TGATCTTCCCTGAGAATATAGGAACTCGATTATCTATCGACGAAGTAGCCTTATCAAAAGGAGAACTCTACACCATCGTTACCAATAAAAAAGCTAAAGGAAAGAAAGGAAGTATTGTGGCGATCATAGCTACTACCAAAGCAGAACCTATTATCAAACACCTATTTAAAATCTCATCTGCGAAAAGAAACAAGGTCAGAGAAATTACCCTAGATATGGCGAACTCCATGAAGCTGATTGCCAAACGGTGTTTCCCCAAAGCCATACAAGTAACCGATAGATTCCATGTACAGAAACTAGCTCTAGAAGCACTTCAAGAAATTAGGATCAAACATCGATGGGAAGCCATAGATACAGAAAATGAACGGATCAAACTTGCCAAAACCAATAACAAAGAATATTACCCTGAAATATTAGAAAATGGAGATACCATAAAGCAACTCTTGGCTAGAAGCAGATACTTACTCTACAAAGCACCAAGTAATTGGACAGAAGATCAAAGAGTAAGAGCTAACATCCTCTTTAAAAGATATCCTGATATCAAAACAGCTTTTAAGCTCGTACAAGGACTTAGAAATATCTTCAACACAGCAAACTCAATACAAGTCGCTTATACAAAACTAGCGCATTGGTATAAAGATGTAGAACAAACAGCATACAAGGCTTTTAATACCATAGCAAACTCTATCAGGCTTAACTATAGATCAATATTGAATTACTTCATTAATAGAAGTACTAATGCAGCGGCAGAATCTTTCAATGCCAAAATCAAAGCCTTTAGATTACAATTTAGAGGGGTCAAAAACACAGAATTCTTCCTCTATAGATTAACTACAATTTTTGCATAAACACAACAATTAGTCTTGATCCGTGATTATGTGGAAGTACACATTACTGAAAAATCAAATAAAGAAACCACTATTACCACACTAAAATCGGTGCATATAGCCATAAGTAATGCAAAACGCACTCTGTTAGGTATTTACCATAAAATTAAAGGAAAATATTTGCAGAATTATCTTGACGAGTTCTGCTATAAACTCAACAGACACTATTTCGCTGAAAGACTATTTGATAGACTGGTAGTAGCTGTCACTCATCAATACTGGTATAAAAGTGGGTAATCAATAAAATTTTCTACTATTTCCTATTTCAAAAATAGCTACTATATTTGGAGCCTCAAAAAAGGCCTCGTAGCATAACTGAATAGTGCACTTGATTACGGCTCAAGAGGTTGCAGGTTTGAATCCTGCCGAGGTCACCAAGAATAAATGCAACTGATTAAATAATAGTTAGTTGCATTTTATTATGCTACTTTAAGAAACATATCTGCTGCCATTTTGACAATCATTTACCATAATATCTGTCAAAAATTCATTAACTCATAGAGAATTATATCAATTATGCCATATAAATGTCTAATTTTAAATTTTTTAATTATGAGTAACTTAGTAACATTACCGAAAAATGGAAGTTTGGCAAAGACAAAGACAAACTTTCCAACCCTATCAACTTGGTTTGATGACCTATTTATGAGCGATTTACCTTCGTTCTTTTCTTCAAATTTTAACAATGGGATGTCGCTACCTAAAGTAAATATTAAGAAAAACGCAGATACCTACATAGTTGAAATGGCAGTTCCGGGGATGAAGAAATCAGACTTCAATATTAATTTAGATAATAATGTCTTTGTTATTTCAACAGAGCGTGAAGAAAGTAATGAAGAAAAGAATGAAAATTATACTCGCAGAGAGTTTGGATATTCTTCTTTTAAGAGGACTTTTACACTACCTGATACTATTAAGAAAGTAAAATTAAAGCCAGTTACAATGATGGTATTTTAAGTGTGCAACTTCCTAAAAGAGAAAAGGCAAAACAAAATCCAGCTAGAACCCAGGGCAAACGCATTAAACTTTTATGAATATATCAGTAAAACTAATTTTTCATTAAAGAATTGACATTTAATAATGGATTTTATTCGTAATTTTTTAAACTTATCTTTAATGATTATTCATTTTTTTGAAAATAATTACAGGTTAACTTGGATCAAAAAATCATAAAGTATTGATTAAAAACATGTTAACTTTAATGCGTTTACCCTGAGCTAGAACCATTAAAATTTTTTAGTGATTGAAAATTTATTTAGGGCGTGTTAACACTAAACGAGAATCATGGATTTTTTAGCTATTTTTTTTGGATTTTGAGGCAGTTTTTGCAGAACATAGCCGAGCTACGTTTAAAAAAACTAACGAAAAAAGGCAGAAAAAGAGCAAAAAAGACAATTTTTTGCTTAGTGTTAACACGCCCTAGTAAAAGGAAAGGGTTAAATATTTAATTTAGCCCTTTCTATAAAAAGTTTAAATGAGTTCAAAAAATAAAAATTATGAAGCAGTTAATTTTTGCATTTATTTTTACAATTAGCATTACGCAAGCGAATGCTCAAAAAATAGTAGTATCTGATTCACAAGGTGTAAAAGTTGGTGATGTTTTTGAGATAAATAAGCCTAAACACTCGCAAACATTTAAATATATTTATTTTCCCAGACCTAATTTTATTATTAAAAGAGGAGGGATAATCGATTATAAAAGAATTTATGGTAATAAAGTAGTTGTTACATCAATAAAGAAAAAAGATAATGTTTTAAAAGTAAGAATAAAAAAATATGATGGAGGTAAGTTCTTTAATAGTTATGATACTGTATTGGTAGATATAAAAGGTGCTTTAAAAGCAGGTGAACTTCAACGGATATGATTAGTTTAAAAATTCAAAAAAGGAGCAATTACGGATACTTTAAAATTAAACATTTTACGAAAGTGAATTTCAAGCAAAAAATACTATGATGAAGAAAGCATATTTAATTTCCGCATTAATGTAGTTGGTAATTAGTGAACTTCACCTCAAATGTAGTACAAAAAATAAACGTTTTAAACCACAAGTTTTTTATTCGGAGACCTTTGTAGCGTTGATTTGGCTTCAAATACAAAATATATCCCTATTCGGCAAATGTCTCTCGTTAAATTTTCCTCTTCTAAAATAGCTAATTCATTTAAAAAGGAATGTCTTCCTTATCTATTATCCCATGTTTCAATATATTCAAATTCCTCTTGGTGGAAAAATGAAAAGATTACCGTTGAATATTTTGTATTTTGCGGAACGTACTATCAAGTTCATTATGAATAAAAAAGAAATCATTACTATACTAGAAAACAAACATCTGGAATTATTCGATTGGCTGGAAAAGCAGTCCATAGAAAAATGGGAACAAGCAGTTGAGGGAAAATGGACAAGTGGGCAACATATTTTGCATCTGACAAACAGTATCAAATTATTGAATACGACTTTGAAAACTCCTAAATTCGTTCTAAAACGCAAATTTGGTATTTGTAACAGAAAAGTCAGATCTTACGAAGAAGTAGCTAAAAGGTATGATGAACGATTAGCAGAAAGCCGGGATAAAGCTGCTCTTTTTAATAAGAATTTGAAAATTCCTTCTAAAAAAGAGAAAGACCGCCTAATTATTACCTTACAAATTCAAAATAAAAAGCTGCAATACAAAACAAATAAGTGGTCAGATATACACTTGGATACGTTACTGATACCACACCCTCTGATGGGTAGAATGACCGTAAGAGAAATAATAATGTGGACAGCATGTCATACGGCACACCACACTCATATTCTAAAAGAAAAGTACTAAATGAAAAAAATTAGCAACACTCCGTATATGTTCTTTTTCGGGTTGGTTTTCTTCTTCTTAATCATCTCATTTTTTGTAGGAAATAAAACTTTTGATATACATATCTACAATACCTATTTTACTATTTCAAATACCCGTTTTTGTTATTTTTCATCTGTATTTTTCGGACTGATAGGAGTCAACTACTTTTCATTACATTGGGTACAAAAACCACCTAATAAATGGCTGACAGGCGTACATATTACTCTTCAAACAATTGCCATTCTGTTTTATATTTTATTCTTATTAGTACCTGACAAAGCACCTGAATCAGTCGGGCCGACACCCAATTCAGATACTATTTTATGGATTGGCTTTTTGGTTTTTTTAATAGCAACTTTAGTACATTTGATTACCTTTTTAATAGCTATAATGAAAAAGCAATAATCATGTGGTACGTTTTTATAAGCGGTGAGTAATTTTTATATTTACACCTTCTAAAAAGTTACATATATGTTTAATAATTTAAGCGAAAAATTAGATAAGGCCTTACATACGTTAAAAGGTCATGGCAGAATTACGGAAGTAAATGTTGCAGAAACATTAAAAGAGGTTCGCAGGGCATTATTAGATGCAGATGTAAACTTTAAAATTGCCAAAGAATTTACCAAAAGAGTTCAGCAAAAAGCACTGGGGCAAAATGTATTAACGACTTTGCACCCGGGACAATTAATGGTAAAGTTAGTAAAAGACGAACTCACGGAGCTTATGGGAAGTGATGCCGTAGGTATTCATTTGGATGGAAACTTTACGGTTATTTTAATGTCCGGTTTGCAGGGTTCGGGTAAGACTACTTTTTCGGGTAAACTGGCCAATTACTTACAGACAAAAAAGGGTAAACAGGTTCTTTTGGCGGGTTGTGATGTGTATCGTCCTGCAGCTATCAATCAATTACAGGTGATTGGAGAGCAAATAGGGGTGGAAGTATACGCTGAAGTTGAGAATCAAAATCCGGTGGAAATTTCTCAAAATGCAATCAAGCGCGCTAAATCAAATGGTAAAAATGTGGTTATTATTGATACTGCGGGCCGTTTAGCAATTGATGAGGAAATGATGACTGAAATTTCCAATATCCATAAAGCTGTTCATCCTAAAGAGACACTATTTGTAGTAGATGCTATGACAGGGCAGGATGCTGTAAACACGGCAAAAGCTTTTCATGATATCTTACATTTTGAAGGAGTAGTACTTACAAAATTAGATGGAGATACCAGAGGAGGTGCTGCTTTGTCTATTAAATCTGTTGTTGAGAAACCCATTAAATTTATTGGGACAGGCGAAAAAATGGATGCCATAGATGTGTTCTATCCGGATAGGATGGCCGATCGTATTCTTGGGATGGGAGACGTGGTTTCTTTGGTTGAAAGAGCACAAGAACAATATGATGAAGAGGAAGCGAGAAAATTACAAAAGAAAATTGCCAAGAATCAATTTGGTTTTGATGATTTTTTGAATCAGATTCAGCAAATTAAAAAAATGGGAAATATGAAAGATTTAATGGGGATGATTCCGGGAGCAGGCAAAGCCCTAAAAAATGTTGATATTGACGATAATTCTTTTAAGAGCATTGAGGCCATTATACACTCGATGACTCCATCCGAGAGAAGCATTCCCACAAGTATTAATACCAGTAGAAAAAAGCGAATTGCTAAGGGTTCCGGAACTTCAATTCAGGAAGTAAATCAGTTAATGAAACAATTTAATCAAATGAGTAAGATGATGCAAATGATGCAGGGCAAAGGGCTTGGAAAAATGATGCAAATGGTGCGGGGAATACAGTAAAATAGAAGCAGTTGTATGGTTATTTTAGACGGTAAAAAAACATCGTTAGACATTCAGAACGAAATAGCAATTGAAGTTGTTCAAATCAAGAAACAAGGTGGCAAAGTGCCTCATTTGGCTGCTGTTATTGTTGGCAATGACGGTGCTAGTATCACTTATGTAAATGCAAAGGTAAAAGCATGTGAAAAAGTGGGTTTTGAGTCTACATTGATCCGTTTGCCGGAACACACCTCGGAAGCCGAATTACTTTCTCAGATAACTGCTTTAAATACAGATGAGGTTATTGATGGTTTCATTGTTCAGCTTCCATTGCCCAAGCATATCAATGAGCAAAACATAATCATGGCCATAGATCCTGATAAAGATGTCGATGGATTCCACCCGAGGAATGTGGGTAAAATGACTCTAAACCTTCCTACCTTTATCTCTGCTACCCCGTTTGGAATCTTAGAATTGTTAGATCGTTATCATGTTGAAACCTCCGGAAAGCATGTAGTGGTCATTGGCAGAAGTCATATTGTGGGAAGCCCGATGAGTATCTTACTGGCTCAAAAAAGAAAAATTGGAAACGCTACAGTGACTATTACACACAGCAGAACAAAAAATTTAAAAGAAATTACCTTACAAGCTGACATTATTATTGCTGCACTTGGAATACCGGAGTTTTTAACGGCAGATATGGTAAAAGAGCACGTAACGGTTATTGATGTTGGTATTACCAGAGTAAAAGATGCTTCTAAAAAAAGCGGTTACCGCTTACTTGGAGATGTTGCCTTTGATGAGGTTTCCAAAAAATCAGATTTTATTACTCCCGTACCCGGAGGGGTCGGCCCGATGACCATTGCCATGTTATTAAAAAATACATTGCTGGCCAGACAAAGAAAACATTAATGAAACCAAACGATAAAAGATTTCATTTTTGCCAGATCAGGGATTTGATCTACACTTATTTTCTGTGTCGTAAATTGTCTTAAGCCCAACTGCTCTTTATCTATATCTATGGTAACATTTAAATCATCTATAAAGAGAGTT
This window of the Flavobacteriaceae bacterium genome carries:
- a CDS encoding DDE transposase; this translates as MARIYGVNGKKFQRQYRDYLSEFKQWKEKSHAKEWLIFPENIGTRLSIDEVALSKGELYTIVTNKKAKGKKGSIVAIIATTKAEPIIKHLFKISSAKRNKVREITLDMANSMKLIAKRCFPKAIQVTDRFHVQKLALEALQEIRIKHRWEAIDTENERIKLAKTNNKEYYPEILENGDTIKQLLARSRYLLYKAPSNWTEDQRVRANILFKRYPDIKTAFKLVQGLRNIFNTANSIQVAYTKLAHWYKDVEQTAYKAFNTIANSIRLNYRSILNYFINRSTNAAAESFNAKIKAFRLQFRGVKNTEFFLYRLTTIFA
- a CDS encoding DinB family protein, with the translated sequence MNKKEIITILENKHLELFDWLEKQSIEKWEQAVEGKWTSGQHILHLTNSIKLLNTTLKTPKFVLKRKFGICNRKVRSYEEVAKRYDERLAESRDKAALFNKNLKIPSKKEKDRLIITLQIQNKKLQYKTNKWSDIHLDTLLIPHPLMGRMTVREIIMWTACHTAHHTHILKEKY
- a CDS encoding signal recognition particle protein → MFNNLSEKLDKALHTLKGHGRITEVNVAETLKEVRRALLDADVNFKIAKEFTKRVQQKALGQNVLTTLHPGQLMVKLVKDELTELMGSDAVGIHLDGNFTVILMSGLQGSGKTTFSGKLANYLQTKKGKQVLLAGCDVYRPAAINQLQVIGEQIGVEVYAEVENQNPVEISQNAIKRAKSNGKNVVIIDTAGRLAIDEEMMTEISNIHKAVHPKETLFVVDAMTGQDAVNTAKAFHDILHFEGVVLTKLDGDTRGGAALSIKSVVEKPIKFIGTGEKMDAIDVFYPDRMADRILGMGDVVSLVERAQEQYDEEEARKLQKKIAKNQFGFDDFLNQIQQIKKMGNMKDLMGMIPGAGKALKNVDIDDNSFKSIEAIIHSMTPSERSIPTSINTSRKKRIAKGSGTSIQEVNQLMKQFNQMSKMMQMMQGKGLGKMMQMVRGIQ
- the folD gene encoding bifunctional methylenetetrahydrofolate dehydrogenase/methenyltetrahydrofolate cyclohydrolase FolD; protein product: MVILDGKKTSLDIQNEIAIEVVQIKKQGGKVPHLAAVIVGNDGASITYVNAKVKACEKVGFESTLIRLPEHTSEAELLSQITALNTDEVIDGFIVQLPLPKHINEQNIIMAIDPDKDVDGFHPRNVGKMTLNLPTFISATPFGILELLDRYHVETSGKHVVVIGRSHIVGSPMSILLAQKRKIGNATVTITHSRTKNLKEITLQADIIIAALGIPEFLTADMVKEHVTVIDVGITRVKDASKKSGYRLLGDVAFDEVSKKSDFITPVPGGVGPMTIAMLLKNTLLARQRKH